In one Agathobacter rectalis ATCC 33656 genomic region, the following are encoded:
- a CDS encoding extracellular solute-binding protein: MKKKVLASLLCASMVATMFAGCGSSNGNGTEKADKKAGGKETITVMGPSEDLDDAKGAWLKTECEAFAKANPDFNIEFKYVTSSESDAKDVVTKDPKAAADVYMFANDQLEPLIKANAIAKLGGEAADYVKTSNSEAMAATVTYDGDIYAVPYTSNTWFMYYDKRVFSEDDVKSLDTMLTKGKVSFPFDNGWYLNAFYAANGCTIFGDGTDKAAGYDFSGDKAVAVTNYIVDLFANPNFVMDNNEGSLGLAGLKDGSVNAYFNGNWNYDAVKEALGEENVGVAALPTINIGGKDCQLKAFLGSKAIGVNPNCKNQEVAVKLAAFLGSEDAQLAHFKLRAQAPVNKDLVTNEEIAADPVAAAMAKVSSDCSVAQPIIDMAGYWDAATPFGDAFQNGAEGQITKDNAAQKTEDFNTQLNDSLK; encoded by the coding sequence ATGAAGAAGAAAGTATTAGCATCTTTACTTTGCGCATCTATGGTAGCAACAATGTTTGCAGGATGCGGAAGCAGCAATGGAAATGGAACAGAGAAAGCCGACAAGAAGGCCGGCGGTAAGGAGACCATTACAGTAATGGGACCTTCAGAGGACTTAGATGATGCAAAGGGTGCTTGGCTCAAGACAGAGTGCGAGGCATTTGCTAAAGCAAATCCTGATTTCAACATCGAGTTCAAGTATGTTACATCATCTGAGAGTGATGCAAAGGACGTTGTTACAAAGGATCCTAAGGCAGCAGCTGATGTTTACATGTTTGCAAACGATCAGCTTGAGCCATTAATTAAGGCTAATGCTATTGCTAAGTTAGGTGGAGAGGCAGCAGATTATGTTAAGACATCTAACTCAGAGGCTATGGCAGCAACTGTTACATATGATGGAGACATCTACGCAGTTCCTTATACATCAAACACATGGTTCATGTACTATGACAAGAGAGTTTTCTCTGAGGATGATGTAAAGAGCCTTGATACAATGCTTACAAAGGGTAAGGTTTCATTCCCATTTGATAACGGCTGGTATCTCAATGCATTCTATGCAGCAAACGGATGTACAATCTTCGGAGACGGAACAGACAAGGCTGCCGGATATGATTTCAGCGGAGATAAGGCAGTAGCAGTTACAAACTACATCGTAGATTTATTTGCAAATCCAAACTTCGTAATGGATAACAATGAGGGATCACTTGGTCTTGCTGGACTTAAGGATGGTTCAGTAAACGCTTACTTCAATGGTAACTGGAACTATGACGCAGTTAAAGAGGCACTTGGTGAGGAGAACGTTGGTGTTGCAGCTCTTCCTACAATCAATATTGGTGGAAAAGACTGCCAGTTAAAGGCATTCTTAGGATCTAAGGCTATCGGTGTTAACCCTAACTGCAAGAACCAGGAAGTAGCAGTTAAGCTTGCAGCATTCCTTGGAAGTGAGGATGCACAGCTTGCTCACTTCAAGTTAAGAGCACAGGCTCCTGTAAACAAAGATCTTGTAACAAACGAGGAAATCGCAGCAGATCCTGTAGCAGCAGCTATGGCTAAGGTTTCATCTGATTGTTCAGTAGCACAGCCTATCATTGATATGGCAGGTTACTGGGATGCAGCTACACCATTCGGTGATGCTTTCCAGAACGGTGCAGAAGGCCAGATTACAAAGGACAATGCAGCTCAGAAGACAGAGGACTTCAATACTCAGCTTAATGATTCTCTTAAATAA
- a CDS encoding carbohydrate ABC transporter permease: MGLANMAHKQIIKGLIFLAIEIAYIAYMVSAGAYYISMLPSLGWRKQEEVFNEQKQIYEYVAGDQSVLLLLYGVITIAITVLFIYMWCENLKSGYKAECLSKAGKEINSFGKDVKDLFDKNLHKTLMFLPLMGIFIFTVLPLLFMIPMAFTNYSVKGDHLVLFDWTGFASFGQVLGLGGKLGKIFWRVLGWTICWAVFATFLCNFLGLILAIVINRKETHCKAFWRTCFVISIAVPQFVSLLVMRQMFQQQGAVNNLLLEWGWIDNPLPFWTNTMWARVSVILINCWVGIPYTMLQVTGVLQNVPSELYEAAKIDGANAAQIFFKITLPYIMFIMGPYIITQFTGNINNFNVIYLLSAGKPTPVGDSAGKTDLLVTWLYKLTIDNQEYNIGAVIGILTFIVLSIVALVTYRNTKSYKDEEGFM; the protein is encoded by the coding sequence ATGGGTCTTGCCAATATGGCTCATAAGCAGATTATAAAGGGTCTGATTTTTCTTGCTATAGAGATTGCATATATAGCATATATGGTTAGCGCTGGTGCTTATTACATTTCCATGCTGCCTTCACTTGGCTGGAGAAAACAGGAAGAGGTATTTAATGAGCAGAAGCAGATTTATGAATATGTTGCAGGCGACCAGTCAGTATTATTACTGTTATATGGCGTCATAACAATTGCCATCACAGTATTATTTATTTACATGTGGTGCGAGAATTTAAAGAGCGGATATAAGGCAGAATGCCTTTCAAAAGCTGGAAAAGAAATCAATTCTTTTGGCAAAGATGTCAAGGATTTATTTGATAAAAACCTACATAAGACACTTATGTTTCTCCCACTTATGGGAATATTTATTTTTACAGTTTTACCATTGCTGTTCATGATTCCAATGGCCTTTACAAACTATTCAGTAAAGGGTGATCATCTGGTATTGTTCGACTGGACAGGCTTTGCCTCATTCGGACAGGTGCTTGGACTTGGTGGTAAGCTTGGTAAGATATTCTGGAGAGTACTCGGATGGACAATCTGCTGGGCTGTATTTGCAACCTTCCTTTGTAACTTCCTTGGACTCATTCTTGCTATCGTTATCAATCGTAAAGAGACACATTGCAAGGCCTTTTGGCGTACATGCTTTGTTATCTCAATTGCGGTACCGCAGTTCGTATCACTCCTTGTAATGAGACAGATGTTCCAGCAACAGGGTGCTGTTAATAACCTGCTTTTGGAGTGGGGCTGGATTGATAACCCGCTTCCATTCTGGACCAACACTATGTGGGCGAGAGTTTCTGTTATTCTCATCAACTGCTGGGTAGGTATTCCGTATACCATGCTTCAGGTTACAGGTGTATTACAGAATGTGCCTTCAGAGCTTTATGAGGCTGCAAAGATTGATGGTGCAAACGCAGCACAGATCTTCTTTAAGATCACACTCCCATATATCATGTTTATCATGGGACCATATATCATCACACAGTTTACCGGAAATATCAACAACTTCAACGTTATCTACCTGTTATCAGCAGGAAAGCCTACACCTGTCGGAGACAGTGCAGGAAAGACGGACCTTCTGGTTACGTGGTTGTACAAGCTGACTATTGATAATCAGGAGTACAATATCGGTGCCGTTATCGGTATCCTCACATTCATTGTACTTTCTATCGTAGCGCTTGTTACATACAGAAATACAAAATCATACAAGGATGAGGAGGGATTCATGTAA
- a CDS encoding sugar ABC transporter permease produces MSSVAKAKKPMSAGRAKKVAKNSLVHIILGILAVVWLFPIFWIIMTSFRAESGAYTKYFFPHGLTFSNYTRLFTETTLLNFPRAFFNTLFISVISCIISTVFVLSVAYSMSRLRFKMRKPFMNLAMILGLFPAFMSMVAVYFILKAIGLTEGSMLRLSLILIYSAGAGTGFYIAKGFFDTVPKSLTEAAILDGCTQFQVFYKVILPLSKPIVVYTVLTAFLAPWLDFVFVRVIVGPNDKYWTVSLLLYNMLEKEFINGWFTRWAAAAVIVSIPISILFVIMQRFYVDGLTGAVKG; encoded by the coding sequence ATGAGTAGTGTAGCAAAAGCAAAAAAACCTATGTCTGCCGGACGTGCTAAGAAAGTAGCAAAGAATTCCCTTGTTCATATCATTCTTGGAATACTTGCTGTAGTATGGTTGTTCCCAATTTTCTGGATTATTATGACAAGCTTTAGAGCTGAGAGTGGTGCTTATACAAAGTACTTCTTCCCACATGGCCTTACATTTAGCAACTATACAAGGCTGTTTACAGAGACTACACTGTTGAACTTCCCGAGAGCATTTTTTAATACACTGTTTATTTCAGTGATCTCATGTATCATTTCAACAGTATTTGTACTTTCTGTTGCGTATAGTATGTCACGACTGAGATTTAAGATGCGTAAGCCTTTCATGAATCTGGCTATGATTCTTGGATTGTTCCCAGCCTTCATGTCAATGGTTGCCGTATACTTTATCTTAAAGGCTATCGGACTTACAGAGGGAAGTATGCTTCGCCTTTCATTGATTCTCATATACTCAGCAGGAGCAGGAACAGGCTTCTATATCGCAAAGGGATTCTTTGATACTGTGCCTAAGTCTCTTACTGAGGCGGCTATCCTTGACGGATGTACACAGTTCCAGGTATTTTACAAGGTTATCCTGCCACTCAGTAAGCCAATCGTAGTATATACAGTACTTACAGCATTCCTTGCTCCATGGCTTGATTTCGTATTTGTAAGGGTTATCGTTGGTCCAAACGACAAGTATTGGACAGTATCTCTTCTCCTTTACAACATGCTTGAGAAAGAGTTTATAAACGGATGGTTCACAAGATGGGCTGCTGCTGCAGTTATTGTATCAATACCTATCTCAATACTTTTCGTTATCATGCAGAGATTCTACGTGGATGGACTTACAGGAGCTGTCAAAGGCTAA